The sequence below is a genomic window from Macrobrachium nipponense isolate FS-2020 chromosome 40, ASM1510439v2, whole genome shotgun sequence.
actctgagggaaggattactgattttgaaatttgtaaattgcactttattttatttaatataaaaattaagatacataaaattgtgtgaactgaacactttgatacaggaacttctgaaacaaagatatttacataaatgtatccattagaatataatttaaaaatagtttaatccTTTATCGTAActacaaatcatcacatttgattataactcaaagttgggcaggtggttcaaatgcaggttgttgtaggtctaccataatttcttccttcatgcggaccccagctcggagacgcacgtccacgtgcggctaaaaacaaaacgttttgttccttgtgcgtccaGTCCGGcgacgcacctgacgccacgcacgctcatgcgccgtgtggggccactcgtgtttgaactatgacagttgatcaaaacgcgtagccgtgttggacgcacgcgacgcgccgcgacggattcggtggggccttagcctaattagcctttttatgttttattgtgagaataaagctataaaacttatcctgcttatttatacaaatgaattttattgaaatccttaaattttcttcgtcaaaaatacctTATGTTaggctagtgacgtgtagtttttttacgtcacggaaaaaaattctacatcggaaaatacgcattcttaccattaaatcataaatagcgtaaaaaaatcagatgaactgcatacggcaatactgctaaaagccaatgttgtgaagagaAAACAGCATCACTGCTCTGCACCAATGTAGAACGTCACTCAAAACTGGCAGTGAGTGACGCAAGAGATCAAATGAACCTTGCGTAAAATACCCTTGTCAACCATCCCGAAAGAGATGTAGGTCCTAATGACACTGAATGATGACCTGTCTCTTGCATAGGGAATTCACGCCTATTTTCTTAATGAAGTAATCGTCGGAATAGGGTAGGAAATGAAAGATAAACAGAAGGAAGTAGAAGGGAAGATTGGAAACACtgaacatttttttcttaatgttttgtaCGTATTTGAAGTTCCAGTGTGCCACTGGTTCGGGTTTTACCGATTTGCCTACATTAGTATGTAAacataatatatctttatttaagaGAGTAGaggatgtatataatatgtatatattaaggcaaaagccatgaaggaaagtgaaacagtggattgcctatgcaaggcctttcgactctagtcctttactaagcagactgatgtaaacttgaaagtaagtttacaaagaaggCTCTTATAAATgagagatagggattataaaggaaaatatatgccTGGATAACACAAAAAACACTGGAGGCtcagtagacctacccaaaacggGCACAATTTAAGAAGTTTACAAACACACTGTAGACTCCGTAGCTCAccccaaaacaggggtacaatttaagagattTACAAATATTAAGTCGAGCTGGGACAAGACAATTTAAAATTATGTTTGTAACATATTTTGTGGTCAGTcaccgccctgtataatcttttaattgtcctCTTAAATGTACCCCTGGAGGTCAGGCATCTTGCATTCTATCAGTCCAGATGACTCGTGACTTATCTCATCTAAAACTGTAAAAGATTCTTTTCTCTTTACAGTGATCTTAAACTGAGAAGAACTCGGGTTCCTCAATATCCCCTCCTTAGGATTTATTTTGTGGAAGAAATCTTTTAACTGAGTTGTAGCTATTGCTACGTTTTTATAATCTACACTATCAACGCGACATGTACCACGTGTATTGGagatttattttacttgtttttacagAGAAATTTACATGATtatacaatttaaaaataaaatcctgcCGTTTATCCCTACATCTCTCTATGGCTTATTTTAATTTGGAATATTCCTTCATCCaagaataaagatttattttttattgttttagattTCCGGATGAAATGGAATATGCTCGTCTAaaggagacagaaaaggatttggGAAAGGAAATTACTAGCATGAGTATGCATGATTTACAATTCTTACTAgtgaaagaatattttattaatggaaattgtaatgaaaaattTTGTTAAGAATTAGTTATCATTGATGTTACCAAAAATGGACGTTTCAGCTATccttaaatattatttaccatTTGTTCATGTTGAACTTCCCATTTTGTATGGAACAACACATTCATTAAATGCCCTAAGCTCAATTCCTTTTCATGATGTACTTAAtattgaatattgaaaaagatgaaatggtttaagttgaaaaacaaaataaagtagaTGGCAAAATTAGAGTTTTGCATCTTGATTTTTTTGCCAcaatttactacatatatatatatatatatatatatatatgatatatatatatatatatatatttatatatatatatattatatatataaatataaatatatatatatatatatatatatatatatatatatatatatatatatatatatatatatatttgtatattaatatataaatatattatatatatatttatatatatatatatatatacaaatataaacataaatatatatatatatatatatatatatatatatatatatatgataatttgaaTTAGTTGCCAAGTGGATTATTAAGAAATAGTATAGTTAAGTTATATTGGATCATTTTTAAAGATGTTTATTACAaagtaactcaaaaaaaaaatcatctctttctctttctctctgcaaaTAAAATTACTTGTCAGTAAACTTTGCTGTCGattataatttattagaaatttacatttttacaaataCACCATATAGCCTGTACACGAAACACTATTCGTTTATCCGTCAGCGATGAAAATTCTCTTTCAATGTGCACCGCTGTCGAACATCATTCACGACTTCCAACATCAAGATCTCAGGTCAAGTCATGAATAGTAGGCGCCAAGGAGTCTGAATCGGGAAGTAACCGTCTAGTGACTGGACGCTCGGCTAGTGGTGACTGGACCGTCCTGAGGCCCAGAAAAAAAAGACCTCGAGGGAGAAGACGATAGCAGAAATGGCAAGACCAAAAACTAAGATGTAGAACATTCCCTGAAGGTGCTCCAAGCTCAGTGGAATGCCACCTTGACTCTCCCCTGTCTCCATTTCGTTGTCTCCGGTGTCTGACGAAATctgacgagaagaagaagacaaagaagatgACTGATTGTCGTCTGTTTACTTTAGGTAGTACTACCAGGGGATCAAAATACTTTGAAGACTTAAGAAGAAAACTTTTGCAGGGAATATTCTAACgattatttacacacatatatgtatatatgctatatatagtgatgtatacatgcatatatattacacatatatttatataaatttgtagatATATGATAGGCAGGTAGGTAAATAGATTGATAGAGAGATACTGGTAATTTCAGTACATACAACGTTTCATTAAGATCAGGTTTGGTTTGGTAAGAAGAGGGCGTTAATTGCTTTTGTTCAGTTTGGGTTTCTCCTACAGTTAGAAGACTCGTTTTTCAGCATCACTATTTACTCCTTAATATTGCAAAATACAATACAATCACTTTTGAATGCATTAACTCACCCTCTTGCTTTGACTTAGAATGTCCATGTACCACTTCAGCATCAAACCAGTATCATAGATCATGCCAATGACCTTGTTGAAGCTTTCCTTCACTGGGAAGTGTCGCTGGAGTGTGACCCCTATGTTCTGAGGCGAATAACATTCCTGAGAAAGATCCGTGGAAAGAAATGCACTGTGCAGTACGTACAATGAACGTTTAGGACTGGgttttagatatatagtatatatattagtttttcttGCAGAATATAACAAGGCAATATGTTGAGGGCTTGAAAGCTCCTTTTACTACTAACAGCATATGATTATCCACCACTGTCCATTTTCTAAAAATTATTGGTAACAATAaacagtgctttgtgtatttatCCTGCGATTGCCAAAGGTTCGTCTTCCACCAGTGATCATTGAATTTTTTCAGTTTGGTAGATGGAGATATGTGTTTATGACATGCTTTACTGTAGCACAGATCCACCCTTAGGAGCACCTAAAGGGCGCCTTGCAAGACACGTTGTAGGTAGTAATTCCCTTGAGTAGTCCTAGAGGTGTCCTTATCTTTGAGAATCCCTAGGAAAGGATTCCAGTGGTCTGGTCAGTAAAATACTCTGGAAACTTCAGAGCACACGTTCACTTCAAACTTTGGACACTTGTCCAATATTAGAAATGTTCGAGACTGTTATTATACTTTTGGGTGCATCCCTGCTACAGCAGATCATGTCATAAACTCCTGGCAATAACTTGTACCTCTTACATATCGCATACAGGTTGAAAATTCGTCAGCACTGCAAGTGGAGAACGAACCATAGGCCAATATAGGATAATCATATGAAGCAATAGTTACAGCTACCACTAAGTCATTGAGTAGTATTCAATCGGTTTGTAATTTCTGGGAGATAAGTTACAAATGTGTGTTTATGATACGTTTCACTGTAGTGTGAACGTACCCTGATGTGTGCATAGGTTTGCTTACTTGTATCATTATTTATGATGAATGCATACATACCTTCATAATCCTCATGGAGGCGACACCTTTGTAGGTGTAATTTGTTACAATCAGATAATCCTGGAACGTCTTGGTTTCCAAAAAGACGCCTTTGCCGTAGATGAGTTGATCCGAAAAATCTAGTTCATCAGTCCACCTCAGGTACCTGTTTACAAAGTCCTTCAGAGAGGAGAAACTGGGTCAGGTGAAAGGATTCTTGCAAAGTATAATTACAGGACTTAAATAAGAGATGCTTGTTTTTAAACTTCCAGTATATAAACACATGCAAACAAGTTCACACTCCAGACTCACTCatatgtaagtaaatatatatgagtatgtgcaTTTGTGCATCTGCTGTTCCAGTCCTTGtgctatcatttttttattttctacttccAATGTCATACTCAGAATTATCAATAGAAAAATGAACAACGAAATGCCTCAAGCAATGAACAACTGAAACCTAAAATTTCAACAACAAGAATATCCTCCGGCAACGAGTCCCCAACCTTGATGTACACGTTAGAAGACTCCTCAAAGGACACCTTGAAGTAGCAGCCAATTCCAATGACTGACCGGCCAGACTCGTGCAGTTCCTGTATTGTCTCGATGCTGGGCTGTCGTTTCTCTACCGTCAGGAAGGCAGTGAGGTTGCCACTGTAAAGTGTCGTAAGGACTAGGGTGTGAATCGACAGGAACAGAATCCATACTTTTGTGGCAGTTCTCTTCGGAATCTGAACCTGGGGTTCTCGTATGTGGTACCCAAACGTGTACAAGTAAGATATTTGAAGTAACTTCAGAGATTTTACTTCCTCAACGCTGCAATGGGAAAATCAAATCTGATTATCATTCAGTTAGTTGTAGATCAATTTTTATCTCAATGGCTGTGAATCAGTTGTGAATGTACTGAGAGTACTGCCCTTTATTTTACTCCTAGTGGATGAAATTGTTGAACTGTATACTTGCTAGAATAAACTGTCTTCAAATATCACAGCTGctattcatttttctatttgcatactagattttatatattaataataattagtttatGTTGAATTTTACTTCTGCCTTctgttaatataaattaaaatatttgggCATATTATTTTCTTAAGGACTCCATTCAAAAGAAAAGGCTTTTGAGTTCATTAACTGCTTAGTAATgaagtttcgtttttattttgctttacagATACATGTGTCAAATAGGTTTTATAACATCCGTTTCATCACTTCCGcacatgaaaagaatatatacagcCACAGCTGAAGTCTTTCCAAGAATAGAAAGACTTACAAGAACAACCACGACTATCACCTCATTCATGGTTAAGTCCGAGCCTTTTCACTTTCAGTCTTCCTTTTCTGTTTCCTCAAGGCCCAGCCTAGAAATGGACACTGGTTAACCCTCCAGACACCATTTGCACTTTAGCAGAGACAGAGAGTAACAGCAAATCTAATCAAATATTTACCCAGATGCCGGGCCATTTGCCAGGAAGTAGACAATCGGAGAGAAGACCAGTAAACCAATAAGAGTACCCAACCATGTGTCAAGCTTGAAAGGAGCCAATAGCGACTGCCACTTAGGTACAGGAGGTTCCACTCTGGTCATGAAGCAGCTTTGCTGTTCAGAAAAAATAGTTAAAGGTCATTCACGTAACAGGGAGTGTTTTCATTCAACCATACAGGTATCTCTATGTGTAGACATTACATATAAAAGCCTTCATCATTTCCCTTCAATCACCAGTCCTGTTCCTGCTtcaatttttctcttcatttattgtAGTCCCATGGTACATACTCCTGTCTATTTGTTCTTCATAATTACTCAAATATTATCTCGACAATTACAGAAAATATTCCAATAACAAATGCTGTTAAACTTCAGGTAGCTACctgaagaagatttacatctcaTGATATAAATAAGTAGTTGAACCCAAAATATGTCTTCTTGAGCAAAGGGACTACTTATTTAACATTTACAATTTATGAGATTAAATTTAAGTTAAACATTCTTACATCACAGTCATAGAACTGCGTGAAATCAATGGCTGCCATTCTGTTGTCATTGTTAGTAAGGAATGAGTAGCCAAGTCCAAAGTGGCCTTCTCGTCTTTGCATCTTTCCATTCATTCCATTCCAGGAACCATTTGCGTCAGGAAACCCCCAGAATTCACCTGTGAATGAAGAACTAGACAATGATaataaaactaacaataataaaagtcaTGTACAGGTTTCACCTAAAAATTATGCTACTGTCAACAGTAAGAACCAAACTCAAATGCAaaagaataagaaggaaatgaGACGAGATAAACAATGAAGTATGAAAGGGCTTAGCACTTAGTGACCAATATCAAAGAGGATACAGACAATGAATAGCATCCTTGTGGCAACTGTGAAGAAACTGAGAGGCTACAGGACAGACTTGCAGACTAATTCAAAGGAGAGGGcttacaataagagagaaaaatacaacaaaaatagaaaaaccaGAGGAAATTCAGGAAGATCATGAACTTCACAGATATTCTGCACATTCTACGTGTTCAACAGTTAAGATTAAAATTACGCAGCTGACGGCTTTTGAGAGCCTGCGTAGTGCAGCTCTGGTCATCTGATGAAACAAACCAAGCAGTCATGGTAAGGTTCACAGTAAAGTATGGGAGGATGAGACTGTTCAAGATTCTCATCTTGAATATTTTTCCTTACCATCCGGGGATTTTTTGATGACCAGAGTGAAGTTGAGAACCTCTGCAAAGGTATCTGCCATCTTGATATCTCTTCCATGAGGTCTTTTTCCTGGAGCGTCAAAGATGACATGAGGTTCGAATTGGAATGTGTATAACTGCGAAAAGGAATGATTAACAAAAGTTCAATATGATACTCTGGCCAATTGCTTTGGGTTGGTTTTATTTCTGCCAAAAGGATTCACAATAATTGAGACAGATTTCTAAGGTTTGACTAACATACTAAGTAAAGGAATAGGGATAAACTGATCATAAGTGAAGgcatttatgaaatgtttttgtaGGCATTTCTACCTCTCAAACTCAACCGGTCTAAGTTGTTTTGTGTTGTACCTTTGTAGTAGACATCCTTTTGCACTGCCTTCCTACAGACACGAAGCGTTTACAAAAATCCATGCATCCTGTAGATTCAGTGGTTTCAGCCAGAGGCCAAAGGGCCCCAGGGGCCATGACAAAGTCAGGAGACCCAAGAAATCGACTAATATCAAGTGTAATGTTACTAGTTTCTAAGTCATGGTCATCTAGGAGCTCTAATTTAAGTTTTCAACACCACAAACTGGGGGAGGAActattgttttttcctttgtttgtacCTTTGTCTGTTCTTAGTGTGCTGTCACCTTGTCCACCTCCCCAAACTCCCTTCTACAGGTTGAAATGGGTTTCAGTTAAGTCTGGTGCAAAGATAGACCATGATGGGAAATCGTCTGCCTGTCCATCTGTCTCTGTACATCTCTTTCTGTTCATCAGATGTGTCTATCAAGCTACCTGTTATTGCAGATCAACCTACACGGTAGAAGAACTCGGTCAAAACTGGAATAAGGGAAGACCTTCATGCATAGGTGTGCATGATGGGAGACTGTCTCCCTTTATGTAAACAGCTTTAACCTCGGCCACAGCTTTATTTAAGAGATAAAGCCATCATTGCTAGCATACCTTCTCCTCAAATGTCGCCCCCTCAGATTTTATCAAGAATAGCACTCTTGCGCACTTGACCATGACCTTCAAACTAACATAAGCTGCCACCAGGGAATTGGTGTTTCACAAACAGTTATCCatattcaacattattttcaccaGTCAGAAAGCTCTTAAAAAGAAGTTAGTTGTAGTCTAGCTGGGAGCGCTCTGAATGCTTGTTTTACTTACTAAGAGCAGAAATGAATGCCATGCCAAAAATGGCGTACTCATAATTAGAGTGAAAATTACGGCCTTATGTATAAACCCAAATTACAGTGttttaaataaatgagaaataaagaGATTGCTGCCATCATTCTAAGACAGAAAATTACGTACAGTGAGTGGCGCTCCTCTCAGGTTCCAAGTTTTGACTGGGAAGATCTCTTCATCAGAAGTGAAGCCACGTCGGCGCCATCTGTTGACAAGAGTCATCCCTTCCCCCCAATAGAGCTGGTTCATGTACATTTTCCATTCATCTGGATCCTCCTCCTGAGGACGAAATTCATCAGTGTCCTAAATTTTCATCGAAATTCGATGTAATGTAATGCATGATGCTCACATTTATGGACATTTGTAATCtaaatgactgagattttgcgtaCTGTCAGGATTACAATGAGAAATTACTTTACCTTCACGAATCCAGTGATATGCTCCGTGttccttcccttctttgttttgATAATGGCTTCTAGTTCATTCTTCGAGAGTCCAGCAAAAACATACCTGTTCATAAGGGAGAAATTTGTTCTAAAAGGTTCATAAAATGTGTAAAGGTGTTTTTATCTGCTTACGGTATTCAACACCACAAATGGACATGAAATTTGTAGTGGTTTTCACTgcatataacaataatgataataagaatgaaTTTATAGCCAGTCCTGAGTGAGATAGGCCTGCAGTTATTCTTTTCTGTTGATAAGTAATTTAAAGACTATATTCACATAAGATTGGATTTTAGCAGAAATCAGTAGGTACATTTTACTGCAAGGCTGCATTATCTTCAGTAGCGCTTAAATGGACGTTCTCTGAAACTACCTTTCTACTGGATGAATATTTCTTTTCGCAGTTCATACGGTCAAAACAGTAAACCCCATGACATTAGAGTTACcccactctgtcaacagtattccaaaggccaaggacctgttgtttcttctggcccaatttctatacattatattgttaattctttatatgcccattcttatctagtgatgtggggatgatatcTAATTATGCATACTTCCAATAaggtaagggcttttcctcattaggaaacatggcctcccttgttattttcagataatcatggtcaattaatgtacagtttcatCATAAGAATTATGACTTACAAATAACTtaaattaaatttgtaagtaatccagaaccaactttggctccaggactgtaggagggacactGTAACCAGGAATCGTCCATTTGGTTCTTAAACCTGAGTGccaagttttggtcttttccctctgtcatgcaacacagagtttaactagtgtcattacgcattcatgcaacatagaatggtcaaactacacctggtaaaacttttttagatgtcagggcagtggaaaggcATCCGGATGCTTAGTAGGTTTATTcctggtcagaaa
It includes:
- the LOC135211841 gene encoding glutamate receptor ionotropic, kainate 5-like — translated: MVKCARVLFLIKSEGATFEEKLYTFQFEPHVIFDAPGKRPHGRDIKMADTFAEVLNFTLVIKKSPDGEFWGFPDANGSWNGMNGKMQRREGHFGLGYSFLTNNDNRMAAIDFTQFYDCDVRICFMTRVEPPVPKWQSLLAPFKLDTWLGTLIGLLVFSPIVYFLANGPASGVEEVKSLKLLQISYLYTFGYHIREPQVQIPKRTATKVWILFLSIHTLVLTTLYSGNLTAFLTVEKRQPSIETIQELHESGRSVIGIGCYFKVSFEESSNVYIKDFVNRYLRWTDELDFSDQLIYGKGVFLETKTFQDYLIVTNYTYKGVASMRIMKECYSPQNIGVTLQRHFPVKESFNKVIGMIYDTGLMLKWYMDILSQSKRISSDTGDNEMETGESQGGIPLSLEHLQGMFYILVFGLAISAIVFSLEVFFFWASGRSSHH